The following proteins are co-located in the Micromonospora coriariae genome:
- a CDS encoding beta-ketoacyl synthase N-terminal-like domain-containing protein, giving the protein MSGLVTGWGVLSAAGDSVTELLAAVRAEAVVRADVRDRFEEPLPTTEAPAIADFDVRRLLGRKGTSFLDRATALAMVACGRALADGELTPDDDNRHRVGVVLGTTTGSLKSTMDFSRETLVQDKPYLVNPVLFPNTVMNCASGQAAIRYGLRGVNATVAGGPLAFLYALRYALNAMRRGYADALLVGGVEEYTPNTAWAAELTGTGPAGEAAAVYLLRRPTPGVTVPPRAEVLAVATGFQPDGTGDGLAGCVRRALAAAKVRPGDVCAVASGDLDGDSLSDVVPATAQRLSVRPAFGDCQAATGALALGVLLARYAEDPATRGRPALITGRSRDGAVAAAVVRG; this is encoded by the coding sequence GTGAGCGGCCTGGTGACCGGCTGGGGCGTGCTCTCCGCCGCAGGGGACTCCGTCACCGAGCTGCTCGCCGCCGTACGGGCCGAGGCCGTCGTCCGCGCCGACGTCCGCGACCGCTTCGAGGAACCGCTGCCCACTACCGAGGCGCCGGCGATCGCCGACTTCGACGTACGTCGCCTGCTCGGCCGCAAGGGCACCAGCTTCCTGGACCGGGCGACCGCGCTGGCCATGGTGGCCTGCGGGCGGGCGCTGGCCGACGGGGAGCTCACCCCGGACGACGACAACCGGCACCGCGTCGGTGTGGTGCTGGGCACCACCACCGGCAGCCTGAAGTCCACCATGGACTTCTCCCGGGAAACGCTCGTGCAGGACAAGCCGTACCTGGTCAACCCGGTGCTGTTTCCGAACACGGTGATGAACTGCGCGAGCGGCCAGGCGGCGATCCGCTACGGGCTGCGCGGCGTCAACGCCACAGTGGCCGGCGGCCCGCTCGCCTTCCTGTACGCGCTGCGTTACGCGCTCAACGCCATGCGGCGGGGGTACGCCGACGCCCTGCTGGTCGGCGGGGTGGAGGAGTACACGCCGAACACGGCGTGGGCGGCGGAGCTCACCGGCACCGGCCCGGCCGGCGAGGCCGCGGCGGTCTACCTGCTGCGCCGCCCGACGCCCGGCGTCACAGTGCCACCGCGCGCGGAGGTGCTCGCGGTGGCCACCGGCTTCCAACCGGACGGAACCGGCGACGGGCTCGCCGGCTGCGTCCGCCGTGCGCTGGCCGCCGCGAAGGTGCGCCCGGGCGACGTCTGTGCGGTCGCCAGCGGTGACCTCGACGGGGACAGCCTGTCCGATGTGGTGCCGGCCACCGCGCAGCGGCTGTCGGTGCGCCCGGCGTTCGGAGACTGCCAGGCCGCCACCGGCGCGCTGGCGCTGGGCGTGCTGCTGGCCCGGTACGCCGAGGACCCCGCCACCCGCGGACGACCCGCGCTGATCACCGGCCGGTCCCGCGACGGCGCGGTCGCCGCGGCCGTGGTGCGGGGGTAG
- a CDS encoding alpha/beta fold hydrolase, whose translation MSGTPPPVAVHRLAGPESGAPTVLLAHGMSDTWRSWRPLAARLPVGWRLHGAELPWKAGTDHRWRRRGTPGSWLAAAVRAMATPPDVVIGHSLGANAVLEMLATEPDVAPRGAMLIAPFYCPPDLPITWAVHERAQANFVQIIDEGLRHRLGARLADLDADTLAAMRDIMVERIGPVGFTTLFDHFTATAHLPLHAVTVPTMVLTGGRDPGLDGPRVGALRAQLPDAHVVVESEFHHFCHLDRAAEVARHVAGFVEKVCPDPTIRGGTP comes from the coding sequence ATGAGCGGCACGCCGCCCCCGGTCGCCGTGCACCGGCTCGCCGGACCCGAATCCGGGGCGCCGACCGTGCTCCTCGCGCACGGCATGTCCGACACCTGGCGCAGCTGGCGGCCCCTGGCGGCGCGGCTGCCGGTCGGCTGGCGGCTGCACGGGGCCGAACTGCCGTGGAAGGCCGGCACCGACCACCGCTGGCGGCGCCGGGGCACCCCGGGGTCCTGGCTGGCCGCCGCCGTACGCGCCATGGCCACGCCACCCGACGTCGTGATCGGGCACTCGCTCGGCGCGAACGCGGTGCTGGAGATGCTGGCCACCGAACCGGACGTCGCACCCCGCGGGGCGATGCTCATCGCGCCGTTCTACTGCCCGCCCGACCTGCCGATCACCTGGGCGGTGCACGAACGGGCGCAGGCCAACTTCGTGCAGATCATCGACGAGGGGCTGCGCCACCGCCTCGGCGCCCGGCTCGCCGACCTGGACGCGGACACCCTGGCCGCCATGCGGGACATCATGGTGGAACGGATCGGGCCGGTCGGCTTCACGACGCTGTTCGACCACTTCACCGCGACCGCCCACCTGCCGCTGCACGCGGTGACCGTGCCGACCATGGTGCTCACCGGCGGCCGGGACCCCGGCCTCGACGGCCCGCGCGTCGGCGCGCTGCGGGCCCAACTGCCCGACGCGCACGTCGTCGTCGAGTCCGAGTTCCACCACTTCTGTCATCTCGACCGGGCGGCCGAGGTGGCCCGACACGTCGCGGGCTTCGTTGAGAAGGTCTGCCCCGACCCCACGATCCGAGGAGGTACGCCGTGA
- a CDS encoding beta-ketoacyl synthase N-terminal-like domain-containing protein, with amino-acid sequence MTGRTDAAHLAPIPVPTRSEGSPATDAGRYAGHDPDRPVAAVLAASLHLPGVDLPDGVADDDPACPAERAADLLGRKGLLAKEPATRLALCAVHRALGLPPKAPRRTGPADPGTAVVVSSNLGNVATVGDIARRLREGGPREVGPLEAPNASSNVIAGAVAIWFRFGGPNLTVCSGATAGLDAIWLAGLLLRTGRADRVVVVGTEPDDPQAQALHAAREGAVAGRPLRAGAACLLLGPVDAPQRPLALLGPVRAGGAPADGAPLVDSTLLAGDHYGAAGVVHTALAVRLGGGAATSVTVRCGDPVDGVRELTVLVGPR; translated from the coding sequence ATGACCGGCCGCACCGACGCCGCGCACCTCGCGCCGATCCCCGTACCGACGCGTTCGGAGGGGTCGCCCGCCACCGACGCCGGCCGGTACGCCGGGCACGATCCGGATCGGCCGGTCGCCGCAGTCCTCGCCGCCTCGCTGCACCTGCCCGGAGTCGACCTGCCCGACGGTGTCGCCGACGACGACCCGGCCTGTCCCGCCGAGCGGGCCGCCGACCTGCTCGGCCGTAAAGGCCTGCTGGCCAAGGAGCCGGCCACCCGACTCGCCCTCTGCGCCGTGCACCGGGCGTTGGGCCTGCCGCCGAAGGCGCCCCGCCGGACCGGGCCGGCGGATCCGGGTACGGCCGTGGTGGTCAGTTCCAACCTGGGCAACGTCGCGACCGTCGGCGACATCGCCCGCCGGCTGCGCGAGGGCGGTCCCCGCGAGGTCGGGCCGCTGGAAGCCCCGAACGCCTCCAGCAACGTCATCGCCGGGGCGGTCGCCATCTGGTTCCGGTTCGGTGGGCCCAACCTCACCGTCTGCTCCGGAGCCACGGCGGGTCTGGACGCGATCTGGCTGGCCGGGCTGCTGCTGCGTACCGGACGCGCCGACCGGGTGGTGGTGGTCGGCACGGAACCAGACGACCCGCAGGCCCAGGCCCTGCACGCCGCCCGGGAGGGTGCCGTCGCCGGGCGGCCCCTGCGGGCCGGGGCGGCCTGCCTGCTGCTCGGCCCGGTCGACGCGCCGCAGCGACCGCTGGCCCTGCTGGGGCCGGTCCGGGCGGGCGGTGCACCCGCCGACGGCGCACCGCTTGTCGACTCGACCCTCCTCGCCGGCGACCACTACGGTGCCGCGGGCGTCGTGCACACCGCGCTGGCCGTGCGGCTCGGCGGCGGCGCGGCGACGAGCGTCACGGTCCGCTGCGGCGACCCCGTCGACGGTGTCCGCGAGCTGACTGTCCTGGTGGGACCGCGATGA
- a CDS encoding beta-ketoacyl-[acyl-carrier-protein] synthase family protein produces the protein MHRVVVTGLGPVSGIGIGVDEFTAGLRSGRSAAAPITSFDATGFPHHWAGEVPAFRPEALLRRLRIADWGRSALFAAAAARLAVTDAGLPLATIDPGRVGAVVGTTSGESTVVEQLTAELVEGGYPAMSVEALRQAPAERLSYAVSAELGLAGESVTLTTACSASNYAIGYAYDLLCCGEADVMVAGGADSVCRWAHAGFFRLGALTERACRPFDRDRSGILTGEGGAALVLETLEHAQARGARIYAEVLGYGVNCDAHHMVAPNEESVAACMRLAQDNAGVKPEDVDYISTHGTGTPANDLCEARAIRAVFGDRVPPVSSIKSMLGHTMGAASGFGAIATTLGIRHGFLPPTINWANPDPELSWIDPVPNTARSATVRVAQNNGFAFGGNNAITIFGAIR, from the coding sequence GTGCACCGCGTGGTCGTCACCGGGCTCGGCCCGGTGTCCGGCATCGGCATCGGCGTCGACGAGTTCACCGCCGGGCTGCGCTCCGGCCGGTCGGCCGCCGCACCCATCACCAGCTTCGACGCGACCGGGTTTCCGCACCACTGGGCCGGCGAGGTGCCCGCGTTCCGGCCGGAGGCGCTGCTGCGACGGCTGCGGATCGCCGACTGGGGCCGCTCGGCGCTGTTCGCCGCGGCGGCCGCCCGGCTGGCCGTGACGGACGCCGGTCTGCCGCTGGCCACCATCGATCCGGGGCGCGTCGGCGCGGTCGTCGGCACCACCAGCGGCGAGTCCACTGTGGTGGAGCAGCTCACCGCGGAGCTCGTCGAGGGCGGCTACCCGGCGATGTCCGTCGAGGCGCTGCGGCAGGCGCCGGCCGAGCGGTTGTCCTACGCGGTGAGCGCGGAGCTGGGGCTGGCCGGTGAGTCGGTCACCCTCACCACCGCCTGCTCGGCCAGCAACTACGCCATCGGGTACGCGTACGACCTGCTCTGCTGCGGTGAGGCGGACGTGATGGTGGCCGGCGGCGCCGACTCGGTGTGCCGCTGGGCGCACGCCGGCTTCTTCCGGCTCGGGGCGTTGACCGAGCGGGCGTGCCGACCGTTCGACCGGGACCGTTCCGGCATCCTCACCGGTGAGGGCGGCGCGGCCCTGGTGCTGGAGACCCTGGAGCACGCGCAGGCCCGGGGCGCCCGGATCTACGCCGAGGTGCTCGGTTACGGCGTCAACTGCGACGCCCACCACATGGTCGCGCCCAACGAGGAGAGCGTCGCGGCGTGCATGCGGCTGGCCCAGGACAATGCCGGGGTCAAACCGGAGGACGTCGACTACATCAGCACGCACGGCACCGGCACACCGGCCAACGACCTGTGCGAGGCGCGGGCGATCCGGGCGGTGTTCGGCGACCGGGTGCCCCCGGTCAGCTCGATCAAGTCGATGCTCGGTCACACCATGGGCGCGGCGAGCGGGTTCGGCGCGATCGCCACCACGCTTGGCATCCGGCACGGGTTCCTGCCCCCGACCATCAACTGGGCCAACCCCGACCCGGAGCTGTCCTGGATCGACCCGGTGCCGAACACGGCCCGGTCGGCCACCGTACGGGTGGCGCAGAACAACGGGTTCGCCTTCGGCGGCAACAACGCCATCACGATCTTCGGGGCGATCCGGTGA
- a CDS encoding beta-ketoacyl synthase N-terminal-like domain-containing protein has product MPATITASAVRTCFGDGPATFAALLRGDCLAAPLRRVDPARVGVGHGYPINDDRPFGPSRWLTDCVAEALAAAGLDPRRRRVVSLVGSGLRESAEVERAALSGTVDFPAERLHFAGAVTTAAPGVRRVVTLANACSAGGHALALAQDLVETGEADAVLVGGTDGSTASMLAMIGRVASRPAHRVRPFDADRAGVLLGDGAAVLVVEPERPGAGLARLLGTGLSCDAGHETAPDPAGILRAVHDAHRRADRRPDQVDLVLAHGTGTALNDETEARVVAEVFTDCEPGPLVTAVKGAVGHTSGGSALLSVAVAIEILRTGRVPPVVGLTRPASEAAGLRLVRDAAVRADPRVAQVDAFGFGGLNAVTLLEALR; this is encoded by the coding sequence ATGCCGGCGACCATCACCGCCAGCGCGGTCCGTACCTGCTTCGGCGACGGCCCGGCCACCTTCGCGGCGCTGCTGCGGGGTGACTGCCTTGCCGCCCCGCTGCGGCGGGTGGACCCCGCTCGGGTGGGCGTCGGCCACGGCTACCCGATCAACGACGACCGGCCGTTCGGGCCGAGCCGCTGGCTGACCGACTGCGTGGCGGAGGCCCTCGCCGCCGCCGGCCTCGACCCGCGTCGGCGGCGGGTGGTCAGCCTCGTCGGCAGCGGGCTGCGCGAGTCGGCGGAGGTGGAGCGGGCGGCCCTGAGCGGGACTGTCGACTTTCCCGCCGAGCGGCTGCACTTCGCCGGCGCGGTCACCACGGCGGCGCCCGGCGTGCGGCGGGTGGTGACCCTGGCCAACGCGTGCAGCGCCGGTGGGCACGCCCTCGCCCTGGCGCAGGACCTGGTGGAGACCGGTGAGGCGGACGCCGTGCTGGTCGGCGGCACCGACGGCAGCACCGCCTCCATGCTCGCGATGATCGGTCGGGTGGCCAGCCGGCCGGCGCACCGGGTACGGCCCTTCGACGCCGACCGGGCCGGCGTGCTGCTCGGCGACGGCGCGGCGGTCCTGGTGGTCGAACCGGAACGGCCCGGCGCCGGCCTGGCCCGGTTGCTCGGCACCGGGCTGTCCTGCGACGCCGGGCACGAGACGGCACCCGACCCGGCCGGCATCCTGCGGGCCGTCCACGACGCTCACCGCCGTGCCGACCGCCGGCCCGACCAGGTCGACCTCGTGCTGGCACACGGCACAGGCACCGCGCTGAACGACGAGACCGAGGCACGTGTCGTCGCCGAGGTGTTCACCGACTGTGAACCCGGCCCCCTGGTCACCGCAGTGAAGGGCGCAGTCGGCCACACGTCCGGCGGATCGGCGCTGCTCAGCGTCGCCGTCGCCATCGAGATCCTGCGTACCGGCCGGGTTCCGCCGGTGGTCGGGCTGACCCGCCCGGCGTCCGAGGCGGCCGGGCTGCGGCTGGTCCGCGACGCGGCCGTCCGGGCCGACCCGCGAGTGGCGCAGGTGGACGCGTTCGGCTTCGGCGGCCTCAACGCCGTCACCCTCCTGGAGGCGTTGCGATGA
- a CDS encoding 3-hydroxyacyl-ACP dehydratase FabZ family protein, translated as MRLDHGELRALLPHRYPMLLLDRVDSVEPGASLEAVKAVTGCEPCYRGIAEGQTPDRYAYPASLLIESFGQGAAVLWLLSRGPGTGPLSPGPGTAGLPMFTAARDCVLLRPVYPGDVIRHRVRLEQVVHGAAFASGSSWVGTDQVAEFGSMMAVVRPADAITGARR; from the coding sequence GAGACTGGACCACGGCGAGCTGCGTGCCCTGCTGCCGCACCGGTACCCGATGCTGCTGCTCGACCGGGTCGACAGCGTCGAGCCGGGCGCGAGCCTGGAGGCGGTCAAGGCGGTCACCGGCTGCGAGCCCTGCTACCGGGGCATCGCCGAGGGGCAGACCCCCGACCGGTACGCGTACCCCGCCTCGTTGCTGATCGAGTCGTTCGGTCAGGGCGCGGCCGTGCTCTGGCTGCTGTCCCGGGGACCGGGAACGGGACCGCTGTCCCCGGGACCGGGCACGGCCGGGCTGCCGATGTTCACCGCGGCCCGCGACTGCGTACTGCTGCGCCCGGTGTACCCGGGCGACGTGATCCGGCACCGGGTCCGGCTGGAACAGGTCGTGCACGGGGCCGCGTTCGCCTCCGGATCCAGCTGGGTCGGGACCGACCAGGTGGCGGAGTTCGGCTCGATGATGGCGGTCGTCCGACCGGCCGACGCCATCACCGGAGCCCGACGATGA
- a CDS encoding acyl carrier protein, with the protein MSEREQHMAELREIVAEVLELEPEEVADTADFVEEYEADSLRAIEILARIEKRYRVEIPQAELNEMRSLKAVHEVVARHAGWQD; encoded by the coding sequence ATGAGTGAACGCGAACAGCACATGGCCGAGCTGCGGGAGATCGTGGCCGAGGTGCTCGAGTTGGAACCGGAGGAGGTCGCCGACACCGCCGACTTCGTCGAGGAGTACGAGGCGGACTCGTTGCGGGCGATCGAGATCCTGGCCCGGATCGAGAAGAGGTACCGGGTGGAGATCCCGCAGGCCGAGCTGAACGAGATGCGTAGCCTCAAGGCCGTCCACGAGGTCGTGGCGCGACACGCCGGCTGGCAGGACTGA